The proteins below are encoded in one region of Paracoccus sp. N5:
- a CDS encoding recombinase family protein, with protein sequence MTKQKLRVAIYARFSTDKQRDASIEDQIDSCRDLAAREGWQVTGTYQDRAISGASMFRPGIEALQRDAKAGKFDIVLAEAMDRLSRKLADIAKFHERMEHQGIEVHTLTEGKVDAMLIGMKGTMNQILLRDIGIKTHRGQKGRVKNGKLAGGNAYGYDVLPAVTVNGKSEHGDRAINRAEAEVVRRIFRDYAQGVSAGKIAEALNLENIPAPRGRWWGTSTILGNRERGTGILNNELYVGQLVWNRLNYRKDPDHGKRVSKPNAPERVIKTTVPHLRIIDDALWNRVKARQGAMKTKHTDVPIWDRRRPKFLFSGLMTCGCCGGGFSKVSKDAFGCSTARKKGAAACTNMTVIKQKDLETRVLNALEHHLMDDEAVRIFCEEYAAERNRLQVERSAGRADLERELKQVSTDHKKLVDAIVAGVPAEQVKDRMIALDARRKDLERQLSASPAPDPIRIHPSMAKTYRTRISQLIAGLSEAERMDEAKEALRLLIEKVELVPVPAEATPDGKPGLAIHLHGALASLLRLACGLPVHEIVEAAGQTQKAPRKAGRGEVINEQSEASDYQSIDIASELILVAGAGFEPAAFRL encoded by the coding sequence ATGACGAAGCAAAAATTGCGCGTGGCGATCTACGCCCGCTTCTCGACCGACAAGCAGCGCGATGCCTCGATCGAGGACCAGATCGACTCCTGCCGCGATCTCGCCGCGCGCGAAGGCTGGCAGGTCACCGGCACCTACCAGGACCGGGCGATCTCAGGTGCCAGCATGTTCCGTCCCGGGATCGAGGCACTGCAACGTGATGCCAAGGCCGGCAAATTCGACATCGTTCTGGCCGAGGCGATGGACCGGCTGTCGAGGAAGCTCGCCGACATCGCGAAGTTTCACGAACGCATGGAGCATCAGGGCATCGAGGTCCACACGCTGACCGAAGGCAAGGTCGATGCCATGCTGATCGGCATGAAGGGGACGATGAACCAGATCCTGCTGCGCGATATCGGCATCAAGACGCACCGCGGCCAGAAAGGCAGGGTCAAGAACGGCAAACTCGCCGGCGGCAACGCCTACGGTTATGACGTCCTGCCCGCGGTCACCGTGAATGGTAAATCCGAACACGGAGACCGCGCTATCAACCGCGCCGAGGCCGAGGTAGTGCGGCGAATTTTCCGCGACTATGCGCAAGGCGTTTCCGCCGGGAAGATCGCCGAGGCGCTGAACCTCGAGAATATCCCGGCTCCTCGTGGGCGCTGGTGGGGCACGTCGACCATTCTCGGCAACCGCGAACGTGGAACCGGCATCCTGAACAACGAGCTTTACGTGGGACAGTTGGTCTGGAACCGGCTGAACTACCGGAAAGACCCGGATCACGGCAAGCGTGTCTCCAAACCGAATGCACCCGAACGGGTGATCAAGACCACCGTGCCGCACCTGCGGATCATCGACGACGCACTTTGGAACCGGGTCAAGGCGCGGCAGGGTGCGATGAAGACCAAGCACACCGATGTGCCGATCTGGGACCGGCGCCGCCCAAAATTTCTGTTTTCCGGGCTGATGACCTGCGGGTGCTGCGGCGGCGGGTTCTCGAAGGTCTCAAAAGATGCCTTCGGCTGCTCGACCGCCCGCAAGAAGGGTGCAGCCGCCTGCACCAATATGACGGTGATCAAACAGAAGGATCTCGAGACCCGGGTGCTCAACGCCCTCGAACACCACCTGATGGACGACGAAGCGGTGCGGATTTTCTGCGAGGAATATGCCGCCGAACGCAACCGCCTGCAGGTCGAACGCTCCGCCGGGCGCGCCGATCTTGAACGGGAGCTGAAGCAGGTGAGCACCGACCACAAGAAGCTGGTCGACGCGATCGTCGCCGGGGTGCCCGCCGAGCAAGTGAAGGACCGGATGATCGCGTTGGACGCGCGTCGGAAGGATCTGGAGCGCCAGCTCTCGGCCTCCCCTGCCCCGGACCCGATCCGCATCCATCCGAGCATGGCGAAGACCTACCGAACCCGGATCAGCCAGCTGATCGCGGGGCTGTCGGAAGCTGAACGGATGGATGAGGCGAAGGAGGCGCTGCGGTTGCTGATCGAGAAGGTGGAACTGGTGCCCGTCCCGGCCGAGGCGACCCCGGATGGCAAACCCGGCCTTGCGATCCATCTTCATGGTGCCCTAGCGAGCCTGCTGCGGCTGGCCTGTGGGCTGCCGGTGCATGAGATTGTCGAGGCAGCGGGCCAAACGCAAAAAGCCCCGCGGAAAGCGGGGCGTGGCGAGGTAATCAATGAACAATCCGAAGCGTCGGATTATCAAAGCATTGATATAGCTAGTGAATTAATTCTGGTTGCGGGGGCAGGATTTGAACCTGCGGCCTTCAGGTTATGA
- a CDS encoding acyl-CoA dehydrogenase family protein, whose amino-acid sequence MILTEEQEAIREAARDFAQERLAPGAAARDRAHQFPREELTEMGALGFLGMLVPEAHGGSETGMVAYALALEEIAAADGACSTIMSVHSSVGCVPILRFGTDAQRERFLPRMASGEWIGGFALTEPGAGSDASALKTRARREGEHYVIDGAKQFITSGKNGKVVIVFAVTDPEAGKKGISAFIVPTETPGYQVVSVEHKLGQHSSDTCALAFSAMRVPAENRLGAEGEGYRIALSNLEGGRIGIAAQAVGMARGAYEAALAYARERVTFGRPIAEHQAVAFKLADMATQIDAARLMVLRAASLREAGKPCLREASMAKLFASEMAETVCSAAIQIHGGYGYLADYPVERIYRDVRVCQIYEGTSEVQRMVIARGL is encoded by the coding sequence ATGATCCTGACCGAGGAACAGGAGGCGATCCGCGAGGCCGCCCGCGATTTCGCGCAAGAACGGCTGGCGCCCGGCGCGGCTGCCCGCGACCGCGCGCATCAGTTCCCGCGCGAGGAACTGACCGAGATGGGGGCCCTGGGTTTCCTGGGCATGCTGGTGCCCGAGGCGCATGGCGGCTCGGAAACCGGCATGGTGGCCTATGCCCTGGCGCTGGAGGAGATCGCCGCGGCGGACGGGGCCTGTTCGACCATCATGTCGGTGCACAGTTCCGTCGGCTGCGTGCCGATCCTGCGCTTCGGCACGGATGCGCAAAGGGAACGCTTCCTGCCCAGGATGGCCAGCGGCGAATGGATCGGCGGCTTTGCCCTGACCGAGCCGGGGGCCGGGTCGGATGCCTCGGCGCTGAAGACGCGGGCGCGGCGCGAGGGCGAGCATTACGTCATCGACGGCGCCAAGCAGTTCATCACCTCGGGCAAGAACGGCAAGGTGGTGATCGTGTTTGCGGTGACCGATCCCGAGGCCGGCAAGAAGGGCATTTCTGCCTTCATCGTGCCGACGGAGACGCCGGGCTACCAGGTCGTCTCGGTCGAGCACAAGCTGGGGCAGCATAGCTCGGATACCTGCGCGCTGGCGTTCTCGGCCATGCGGGTGCCGGCCGAGAACCGGCTGGGCGCCGAGGGCGAGGGCTACAGGATCGCGCTGTCGAACCTGGAAGGCGGGCGCATCGGCATCGCGGCTCAGGCGGTGGGCATGGCGCGCGGCGCCTATGAGGCGGCGCTGGCCTATGCGCGCGAGCGGGTGACCTTCGGCCGGCCGATCGCCGAGCACCAGGCGGTGGCCTTCAAGCTGGCCGACATGGCGACGCAGATCGACGCGGCCCGGCTGATGGTGCTGCGCGCGGCGAGCCTGCGCGAGGCGGGCAAGCCCTGCCTGCGCGAGGCCTCGATGGCCAAGCTCTTCGCCTCGGAAATGGCCGAGACGGTCTGCTCGGCGGCGATCCAGATCCATGGCGGCTATGGCTACCTGGCCGATTACCCGGTCGAGCGCATCTATCGCGACGTGCGGGTCTGCCAGATCTACGAGGGCACCAGCGAGGTGCAGCGCATGGTGATCGCGCGCGGGCTGTGA
- a CDS encoding acetyl-CoA C-acyltransferase, whose product MTDPIVITGAARTPMGGFQGDFAGVEAAALGATAIRAALGGLDPQAVDEIIMGCVLPAGQGQAPARQAALGAGLPLGAGATTVNKMCGSGMKAAMLGHDLLLAGSADVVVAGGMESMSNAPYLLPKARGGYRMGHGQVLDHMFLDGLEDAYDKGRLMGTFAEDCAEAYQFTREAQDEFAISSLTRAQKAIAEGRFAAEIAPVTVKGRGGDTLVEIDEQPGKARLDKIPGLRPAFRKDGTVTAANSSSISDGAAALVLMRQSQAERRGLVPRARIIGHATFADKPNLFPTAPIGAVRRLLERTGTGLGDYDLFEVNEAFAVVAMAAMRDLGLAHDVVNVNGGACALGHPIGASGARVLVTLLSALEGQGLKRGIATLCIGGGEATAMAVELLQ is encoded by the coding sequence ATGACCGATCCGATTGTCATCACCGGCGCGGCCCGCACGCCGATGGGCGGCTTCCAGGGCGATTTCGCCGGGGTCGAGGCGGCCGCGCTGGGCGCGACCGCGATCCGGGCCGCGCTGGGGGGCCTTGATCCGCAGGCGGTGGATGAGATCATCATGGGCTGCGTGCTGCCCGCCGGCCAAGGCCAGGCGCCGGCGCGCCAGGCGGCGCTGGGCGCCGGGCTGCCGCTGGGGGCCGGGGCCACGACCGTCAACAAGATGTGCGGATCCGGCATGAAGGCCGCGATGCTGGGCCATGACCTGCTGCTGGCCGGTTCCGCCGATGTCGTGGTCGCGGGCGGCATGGAGAGCATGTCGAACGCGCCCTATCTGCTGCCCAAAGCGCGCGGCGGCTATCGCATGGGGCATGGCCAGGTGCTGGACCATATGTTCCTGGACGGGCTCGAGGATGCCTATGACAAGGGCCGGCTGATGGGCACATTCGCCGAGGATTGCGCCGAGGCCTATCAGTTCACCCGCGAGGCGCAGGACGAATTCGCCATCAGCTCGCTGACCCGGGCGCAGAAGGCGATTGCCGAAGGGCGCTTCGCGGCGGAAATCGCGCCGGTGACGGTCAAGGGCCGCGGCGGCGACACGCTGGTCGAGATCGACGAGCAGCCGGGCAAGGCGCGGCTCGACAAGATCCCCGGGCTGAGGCCGGCCTTCCGCAAGGATGGCACGGTGACGGCGGCGAACAGCAGCTCGATCTCGGACGGGGCGGCGGCGCTGGTGCTGATGCGCCAGTCGCAGGCCGAGCGGCGCGGGCTGGTGCCGCGGGCGCGGATCATCGGTCACGCGACATTCGCCGACAAGCCGAACCTGTTCCCGACCGCGCCCATCGGTGCGGTGCGCCGGCTGCTGGAGCGGACCGGCACGGGTCTGGGCGATTACGACCTGTTCGAGGTCAACGAGGCTTTCGCCGTGGTCGCCATGGCGGCGATGCGCGACCTGGGCCTGGCGCATGACGTGGTGAACGTGAACGGCGGCGCCTGCGCGCTGGGCCATCCGATCGGCGCCTCGGGCGCGCGGGTGCTGGTGACGCTGCTGTCGGCGCTGGAAGGGCAGGGGTTGAAGCGCGGCATCGCCACGCTTTGCATCGGCGGCGGCGAGGCGACGGCCATGGCGGTGGAGCTGCTGCAATGA
- a CDS encoding SDR family NAD(P)-dependent oxidoreductase encodes MDIRDKVFLVSGAGSGLGAAVARMAAGAGARVALLDVNAEAGEAVAAELGAAARFLRCDVTSAEDGAAAVAAAVAGFGRVDVAVNCAGVAPGEKIVGRDGPHRLESFARAIQINLVGTFNMLRLAADAMARNAPNAGGERGVVVNTASVAAYDGQIGQAAYAASKGGVAALTLPAARELARHGIRVVTIAPGIFATPMMAGLPQEVQDSLGGTVPFPSRLGDPGEYAALVRHIVENAYLNGEVIRLDGALRMAPK; translated from the coding sequence ATGGATATTCGGGACAAGGTGTTTCTGGTCAGCGGCGCGGGCTCGGGCCTGGGGGCGGCGGTGGCGCGGATGGCGGCCGGCGCCGGCGCGCGGGTCGCGCTGCTGGACGTGAATGCCGAGGCGGGCGAAGCGGTCGCGGCGGAACTGGGCGCGGCGGCGCGCTTCCTGCGCTGCGACGTGACCAGCGCCGAGGACGGCGCGGCGGCGGTGGCGGCGGCGGTCGCGGGTTTCGGCCGCGTCGACGTGGCGGTGAACTGCGCCGGCGTGGCGCCGGGCGAGAAGATCGTCGGCCGCGACGGGCCGCACCGGCTGGAGAGCTTTGCCCGCGCCATCCAGATCAACCTGGTCGGCACCTTCAACATGCTGCGGCTGGCGGCCGATGCCATGGCGAGGAATGCGCCGAATGCCGGGGGCGAGCGCGGGGTGGTGGTGAACACCGCCTCGGTTGCGGCCTATGACGGGCAGATCGGGCAGGCGGCCTATGCCGCCTCGAAGGGCGGCGTCGCGGCGCTGACCCTGCCCGCCGCGCGCGAGCTGGCGCGGCACGGCATCCGCGTCGTCACCATCGCGCCCGGCATCTTTGCCACGCCGATGATGGCCGGGCTGCCGCAGGAGGTGCAGGATTCCCTGGGCGGCACGGTGCCCTTCCCCTCGCGGCTGGGGGATCCGGGCGAATATGCGGCGCTGGTGCGCCATATCGTCGAGAATGCCTATCTGAACGGCGAGGTCATCCGGCTGGATGGCGCGCTGCGCATGGCGCCGAAATAA
- a CDS encoding acyl-CoA synthetase, translated as MMAKDLARSRPGYEQAVARFSIAAAMEGLQGDLQGGLNACVECCDRHCGAGRVALRCVSAEGALRDYTFEELRDLSARAANLFRDKGVKPGDVVAGLLPRTVELVAVVLGAWRLGAVYQPLFTAFGPKAIEHRLATSGARLVVTNSAQRPKLDEIPDHPLVATVGEAVPASDVDFRAGLDAASDQFEPVMRRGDDLFMMMSTSGTTGLPKGVPVPLRALLAFGAYMREAVDLREGDVFWNIADPGWAYGLYYALTGPLLLGQATILYEGGFTPESTYGLIARLGVTNLAGSPTAYRMLIAAGPEAAAAVKGRLRVVSSAGEPLNPEIMRWFAEHLAVPIHDHYGQTEMGMCVNNHHGLEHPVRPGSAGLAMPGYRVVVLDEAGRELGPNQPGVLAIDLEQSPLMWFSGYLNQPKLSGRYYSTGDSVEFEPDGSVSFIGRADDVITSSGYRIGPFDVESALIEHPAVIEAAVVGVPDPERTEIVKAFVILAQGVEGTDALREELQGHVKRRLSAHAWPKLLDFVTELPKTPSGKIQRFILRRAEVEKQAKA; from the coding sequence ATGATGGCGAAGGATCTCGCCCGGTCGCGGCCGGGTTATGAGCAGGCCGTGGCGCGGTTCAGCATCGCGGCGGCGATGGAAGGCTTGCAGGGCGATCTGCAAGGCGGGCTGAATGCTTGCGTCGAATGCTGCGACCGGCATTGCGGTGCGGGCCGGGTGGCGCTGCGCTGCGTCTCGGCCGAAGGCGCGTTGCGGGACTATACGTTCGAGGAGCTGCGCGACCTGTCGGCGCGGGCTGCGAACCTGTTTCGCGACAAGGGCGTCAAGCCGGGCGACGTGGTGGCCGGGCTGCTGCCGCGCACGGTCGAGCTGGTCGCGGTGGTGCTGGGCGCCTGGCGGCTTGGGGCGGTCTATCAGCCGCTGTTCACCGCCTTCGGGCCCAAGGCGATCGAGCACCGGCTGGCGACCAGCGGCGCCAGGCTGGTGGTGACGAATTCCGCCCAGCGGCCGAAGCTGGACGAGATCCCCGACCATCCGCTGGTCGCCACGGTGGGCGAGGCGGTGCCGGCGAGCGACGTGGATTTCCGCGCCGGGCTCGACGCGGCCTCGGACCAGTTCGAGCCGGTGATGCGGCGGGGCGACGATCTGTTCATGATGATGTCGACCTCGGGGACGACCGGCCTGCCCAAGGGGGTGCCGGTGCCGCTGCGGGCGCTCTTGGCCTTTGGCGCCTACATGCGCGAGGCGGTGGACCTGCGCGAGGGCGACGTGTTCTGGAACATCGCCGATCCGGGCTGGGCCTATGGGCTTTATTATGCGCTGACCGGCCCCCTGCTGCTGGGGCAGGCGACGATCCTTTACGAGGGCGGGTTCACGCCGGAGTCGACCTATGGGCTGATTGCGCGGCTGGGGGTGACGAACCTGGCCGGCTCGCCCACCGCCTACCGGATGCTAATCGCGGCCGGGCCGGAGGCGGCCGCCGCGGTCAAGGGCCGGTTGCGCGTGGTCAGTTCCGCCGGCGAGCCGCTGAACCCCGAGATCATGCGCTGGTTCGCCGAGCATCTGGCGGTGCCGATCCATGACCATTACGGCCAGACCGAGATGGGCATGTGCGTGAACAACCACCACGGGCTGGAGCATCCGGTGCGTCCGGGCTCGGCCGGGCTGGCCATGCCCGGTTATCGCGTGGTGGTGCTGGACGAGGCGGGGCGCGAGCTAGGGCCGAACCAGCCCGGCGTGCTGGCCATCGACCTGGAGCAATCGCCGCTGATGTGGTTTTCCGGCTATCTGAACCAGCCGAAACTGTCCGGGCGCTATTACTCCACCGGCGATTCCGTCGAGTTCGAGCCCGACGGCTCGGTCAGCTTCATCGGCCGGGCGGATGACGTGATCACCAGCTCGGGCTATCGCATCGGGCCCTTCGACGTGGAAAGCGCGCTGATCGAGCATCCGGCGGTGATCGAGGCGGCGGTGGTCGGCGTGCCCGACCCCGAGCGGACCGAGATCGTCAAGGCCTTCGTGATCCTGGCGCAGGGGGTCGAGGGGACGGACGCGCTGCGCGAGGAATTGCAGGGCCATGTCAAGCGCCGGCTCTCGGCCCATGCCTGGCCGAAGCTCTTGGATTTCGTCACCGAGCTGCCGAAGACGCCCTCGGGCAAGATCCAACGCTTCATCCTGCGCAGGGCGGAAGTCGAGAAACAGGCGAAGGCGTAG
- a CDS encoding AraC family transcriptional regulator: MERRMISPGFVEDALGCLYRRRIDPGPLLAAAGIHDRGQPVSNVQYGRLWLAIADAVGDEFFAEGARPMRPGSFKLLCQATVHAGTLENALRRALSFLAVLLDDPTGALAVQDGMAEIRLTDRAAPRRAFAYRTYWLILLGLMCWLIGRRIPLMRVDFACAAPEDRGDYLQFFGAPVHFDQPASRLRFAASYLALPIIRQEKALQGFLRGAPANILIRYRHDQGLTARIRARLQATPPADWPDFDRLAADLRLSPATLRRRLRAEGQGYGAIRAEIRLRAARQLLRDTPLSVAEIAHRLGYGEPSAFHRAFLKQAGIPPGAFRRLSPPAPTAESAAPR, encoded by the coding sequence GTGGAACGCCGCATGATCTCGCCCGGCTTCGTCGAGGACGCGCTGGGTTGCCTCTATCGCCGCCGCATCGATCCGGGGCCGCTCCTGGCCGCGGCCGGCATCCACGACCGCGGCCAGCCGGTCTCGAACGTGCAATACGGCCGGCTCTGGCTCGCCATCGCCGATGCGGTCGGCGACGAGTTCTTCGCCGAGGGCGCGCGGCCGATGCGCCCGGGCAGCTTCAAGCTCCTGTGCCAGGCGACCGTCCATGCCGGCACGCTGGAAAACGCCCTGCGCCGGGCGCTGAGCTTCCTTGCCGTGCTGCTCGACGACCCGACGGGCGCGCTGGCCGTGCAGGACGGCATGGCCGAGATCCGCCTGACCGACCGCGCCGCGCCCCGCCGCGCCTTCGCCTATCGCACCTATTGGCTGATCCTGCTCGGGCTGATGTGCTGGCTGATCGGCCGGCGCATCCCGCTGATGCGGGTCGATTTCGCCTGCGCCGCGCCCGAGGATCGCGGCGACTACCTCCAGTTCTTCGGCGCGCCGGTGCATTTCGACCAGCCCGCCAGCCGGCTGCGCTTTGCCGCCAGCTACCTGGCCCTGCCGATCATCCGCCAGGAAAAGGCGCTGCAAGGCTTCCTGCGCGGCGCGCCGGCCAATATCCTGATCCGCTATCGCCACGACCAGGGGTTGACGGCCCGCATCCGTGCCCGGTTGCAGGCGACGCCCCCCGCCGACTGGCCCGATTTCGACCGCCTCGCCGCCGATCTGCGCCTGTCGCCCGCCACCCTGCGCCGCCGCTTGCGCGCCGAGGGCCAGGGCTACGGCGCCATCCGGGCCGAGATCCGCCTGCGCGCCGCCCGCCAGCTGTTGCGCGACACCCCCCTCAGCGTGGCCGAGATCGCGCATCGGCTGGGCTACGGCGAACCCAGCGCCTTCCACCGCGCCTTCCTGAAACAGGCCGGCATCCCGCCCGGCGCCTTCCGCCGGCTCAGCCCGCCAGCACCCACAGCCGAAAGCGCCGCGCCCCGGTGA
- a CDS encoding DUF1403 family protein, with protein sequence MPSDPDPSYHGKAAPGQLFDAAAWGAAQAGLAEALARASLALGRLDGMLAALPDAARAGAMTRLALIELEAMLWAQGTPLEREEIGRDLMEARAGADLEAMRLARWGLRRLEGQGNPADLRGFLGLHRAEVSGLDEMLATRPTGGSFDAAAAEFHDMATGLGAVAPLARGPALRMAWRICGLSAPEVLAEPAVWTARDMAQGCEALRFVPFGRHGRGVWVEGGPAPERMARHLAAVTAGLVEARQELVRVADWQARALAAVARIKGENPARVVSALAAHPILSASMLEGLAGISRDTAERLLLRLQSLGLAREITGARRFRLWVLAG encoded by the coding sequence GTGCCGTCCGATCCCGACCCATCCTATCACGGCAAAGCGGCTCCTGGCCAGCTTTTCGACGCGGCCGCCTGGGGCGCGGCGCAGGCGGGGCTGGCCGAGGCGCTGGCGCGCGCGAGCCTGGCGCTGGGGCGGCTGGACGGGATGCTGGCCGCGCTGCCGGACGCGGCGCGGGCGGGTGCCATGACGCGGCTGGCGCTGATCGAGCTCGAGGCGATGCTCTGGGCGCAGGGCACGCCCTTGGAGCGCGAGGAGATCGGCCGCGACCTGATGGAGGCGCGGGCCGGCGCCGACCTGGAGGCGATGCGGCTGGCGCGCTGGGGCCTGCGGCGGCTGGAGGGGCAGGGCAATCCGGCCGACCTGCGCGGCTTTCTGGGGCTGCATCGGGCCGAGGTCTCGGGGCTGGACGAGATGCTGGCGACGCGGCCCACGGGCGGCAGTTTCGACGCGGCGGCGGCGGAGTTTCACGACATGGCGACGGGCTTGGGCGCGGTGGCGCCGCTGGCGCGGGGGCCGGCGCTGCGCATGGCCTGGCGGATCTGCGGGCTGTCGGCGCCCGAGGTGCTGGCCGAGCCGGCGGTCTGGACCGCGCGCGACATGGCCCAGGGCTGCGAGGCGCTGCGCTTCGTGCCCTTCGGCCGGCACGGGCGCGGGGTCTGGGTCGAGGGCGGTCCGGCGCCCGAGCGCATGGCGCGGCACCTGGCGGCGGTGACGGCGGGGCTGGTCGAGGCGCGGCAGGAGCTGGTGCGGGTCGCCGACTGGCAGGCGCGGGCGCTGGCGGCGGTGGCGCGGATCAAGGGCGAGAACCCGGCCCGCGTCGTCTCGGCGCTGGCGGCGCATCCGATCCTGAGTGCTTCGATGCTGGAGGGGCTGGCCGGCATCAGCCGCGACACCGCCGAGCGGCTGCTGCTTCGGCTGCAATCGCTGGGCCTTGCGCGCGAGATCACCGGGGCGCGGCGCTTTCGGCTGTGGGTGCTGGCGGGCTGA
- a CDS encoding type II toxin-antitoxin system VapC family toxin: protein MTPVLVDANVLIDIATDDPRWGGWSARMLSMLGQGARLVINPLIYAEVSVAHSRIETLDAVLPEDVFHREPLPWPAAFLAGKAYLAYRRRGGSRQAPLPDFYIGAHAAIRGYRLLTRDRGRYQSYFPGVAVICPDS from the coding sequence ATGACTCCGGTCCTGGTCGACGCCAATGTCCTGATCGACATTGCGACCGACGATCCGCGCTGGGGCGGCTGGTCGGCGCGGATGCTGTCGATGCTGGGGCAGGGCGCGCGGCTGGTCATCAACCCGCTGATCTATGCCGAGGTCTCGGTCGCGCATAGCCGCATCGAGACGCTGGACGCCGTGCTGCCCGAGGACGTGTTCCACCGCGAGCCGCTGCCCTGGCCGGCGGCTTTCCTTGCCGGCAAGGCCTATCTCGCCTATCGTCGGCGCGGCGGCAGCCGGCAGGCGCCACTGCCGGACTTCTATATCGGTGCCCATGCCGCGATCCGGGGCTATCGGCTGCTGACCCGGGATCGCGGCCGCTACCAGAGCTATTTCCCCGGCGTGGCGGTGATCTGTCCCGACAGCTGA
- a CDS encoding AbrB/MazE/SpoVT family DNA-binding domain-containing protein → MRITIKGQVTIPQEVRDFAGFQPGTEVEFLIGDDGVVRVVAADSAGDSRGRRLETALAGLRGSADTGLSTDQIMALTRE, encoded by the coding sequence ATGCGCATCACCATCAAGGGCCAGGTCACCATCCCGCAGGAAGTCCGCGATTTCGCCGGTTTCCAGCCCGGGACCGAGGTCGAATTCCTGATCGGCGACGATGGCGTGGTGCGCGTGGTCGCCGCCGATAGCGCGGGCGACAGCCGCGGCCGCCGGCTGGAGACGGCGCTGGCCGGCCTGCGCGGCAGCGCCGACACCGGGCTTTCCACCGACCAGATCATGGCGCTGACCCGGGAATGA
- a CDS encoding ParB N-terminal domain-containing protein, with product MSRKRRVFEIDMPDEPAAEPPADFPAGKDEREQRRGPMATAISETAESTRDRARLEAQIRAENDALAQEHVRLKRAGLITDMIPLDAIDTRKLIRDRAPGADYELAELVESIRDIGLSNPIRVEPAGDGRYELIQGWRRLSAYRQLLEETGDAETWGRIPAGIAARGDELESLYRRMVDENLVRKDISFAEMAQLALHYAMDPMTEEHDPEKAVAILFKSAGYQKRSYIRSFIRLMEGLGETLMYAPEIPRALGLALSQRLDEVPGTAAAIRAELKDWDTRSIKDELDILRRYAGQGGDEGAAKPAPRAHAPTVPAGKARTTFQIERPQGSAKCTAANGRLEIRLPRDFTAVDRRRLEAAVRAMLESLD from the coding sequence ATGAGCCGCAAGCGCCGCGTCTTTGAAATCGACATGCCGGACGAGCCGGCGGCGGAGCCGCCCGCCGACTTCCCCGCGGGGAAGGACGAACGCGAGCAGCGCCGCGGCCCGATGGCGACCGCGATCAGCGAAACCGCCGAGTCGACGCGCGACCGTGCCCGGCTGGAGGCGCAGATCCGCGCCGAGAACGACGCCCTGGCGCAGGAGCATGTGCGGCTGAAGCGCGCCGGGTTGATCACCGACATGATCCCGCTGGATGCGATCGACACCCGCAAGCTGATCCGCGACCGCGCCCCGGGCGCAGATTACGAGCTGGCCGAACTGGTCGAGTCGATCCGCGACATCGGCCTGTCGAACCCGATCCGGGTCGAGCCGGCGGGCGACGGCCGCTATGAGCTGATCCAGGGCTGGCGCCGGCTGTCGGCCTATCGCCAGCTGCTGGAAGAGACCGGCGACGCCGAAACCTGGGGCCGGATCCCGGCCGGGATCGCGGCGCGGGGCGACGAGCTGGAGAGCCTGTATCGCCGCATGGTCGACGAGAACCTGGTGCGCAAGGACATCTCGTTTGCCGAGATGGCGCAGCTGGCCTTGCATTACGCCATGGACCCGATGACCGAGGAGCACGACCCGGAAAAGGCGGTGGCGATCCTGTTCAAGTCGGCCGGCTATCAGAAGCGCAGCTATATCCGCAGCTTCATCCGGCTGATGGAAGGCCTGGGCGAGACGCTGATGTATGCGCCCGAGATCCCGCGCGCGCTGGGGCTGGCGCTGTCGCAGCGGCTGGACGAGGTGCCGGGCACGGCGGCGGCGATCCGGGCCGAGCTGAAGGACTGGGACACGCGCAGCATCAAGGACGAGCTGGATATCCTGCGCCGCTATGCGGGGCAGGGCGGCGACGAGGGTGCGGCCAAGCCCGCGCCGCGCGCCCATGCCCCGACCGTCCCCGCGGGGAAGGCGCGGACCACCTTCCAGATCGAGCGGCCGCAGGGCAGCGCGAAATGCACCGCCGCAAACGGCCGGCTCGAGATCCGGCTGCCGCGCGATTTTACCGCCGTGGACCGGCGGCGGCTGGAGGCGGCGGTGCGCGCCATGCTGGAGAGCCTCGACTGA